A single uncultured Acetobacterium sp. DNA region contains:
- the anfK gene encoding Fe-only nitrogenase subunit beta, which translates to MYCEVNEKERAGVINPIFTCQPCGAQYASIGIKECIGIVHGGQGCVMFVRLLFSQHFKESFEIASSSVHEDGAIFGALNRVEEAVDVLLMRYPDVKVIPIISTCSTEVIGDDIDGVVIKMNETLLPEKYPGREVHLIPIHTPSFVGSMVSGYDVAVKDFVRYFAKKGEPSEKINLITGWVNPGDVTAIKHLLAEMDVEANVLFEIETFDAPLMPSGNHVAHGETTVEDLIDTANAKGTIALNRYEGGSTAKYLQDEFDIPMIIGPTPIGIRNTDTFLKNLSEMTGNPIPESLVRERGIAIDAITDVAHMFLADKKVAIYGNPDLVIGLAQFCLDMEMKPVLLLLGDDNPNYKDDPRIQEFEKNLDYKMEIITNADLWELENRIKNDGLEIDLILGHSKGRFTSIDNNIPMVRVGFPVYDRAGMYRYPVLGYAGAMWLAETIANTWFVDMEYKKNRETILNVW; encoded by the coding sequence ATGTATTGTGAAGTGAACGAAAAAGAACGAGCAGGTGTCATCAATCCCATTTTTACCTGTCAACCTTGCGGCGCTCAGTACGCCAGTATTGGGATTAAAGAATGTATCGGGATAGTCCACGGGGGACAGGGCTGTGTTATGTTTGTCCGGTTGCTGTTTTCCCAACATTTTAAAGAAAGCTTCGAAATTGCGTCATCATCAGTTCATGAAGACGGTGCAATCTTTGGTGCCCTGAACCGGGTGGAAGAAGCGGTCGATGTTCTGTTAATGCGTTATCCGGATGTCAAGGTCATTCCCATTATTTCAACCTGTTCAACCGAGGTTATCGGCGATGATATCGATGGTGTTGTCATCAAAATGAATGAAACCTTGCTTCCTGAAAAATATCCCGGTCGGGAAGTCCACCTGATTCCCATCCATACCCCCAGTTTTGTGGGCAGTATGGTCAGCGGCTATGATGTGGCCGTCAAAGATTTTGTCCGATATTTTGCCAAAAAAGGCGAACCCAGCGAAAAAATCAACCTGATCACCGGTTGGGTCAATCCCGGCGATGTCACCGCTATAAAACACCTGCTTGCTGAAATGGACGTTGAAGCCAATGTGCTTTTTGAAATAGAAACCTTTGATGCACCACTGATGCCCAGCGGCAATCATGTGGCACATGGCGAGACTACCGTCGAAGACCTGATTGATACGGCTAATGCCAAAGGCACCATCGCCCTGAACCGCTATGAAGGCGGTTCAACTGCCAAGTATCTTCAGGATGAGTTCGATATCCCGATGATCATCGGTCCGACGCCCATTGGGATCCGAAATACCGACACCTTCCTGAAAAACCTCAGTGAAATGACGGGTAATCCGATTCCCGAATCACTGGTTCGGGAAAGAGGCATCGCCATTGATGCGATCACCGATGTCGCCCACATGTTTTTGGCTGATAAAAAAGTTGCCATCTACGGCAATCCGGATCTGGTCATCGGTTTAGCGCAATTCTGTCTGGATATGGAAATGAAACCGGTGCTGCTCTTATTGGGTGATGATAACCCCAATTACAAAGATGATCCCCGGATTCAGGAGTTTGAAAAAAACCTCGATTATAAAATGGAAATCATCACCAATGCTGATTTATGGGAATTGGAAAACCGCATCAAGAACGACGGTTTAGAAATCGATCTGATCCTTGGTCACTCAAAAGGACGATTCACTTCCATAGATAATAACATCCCCATGGTCCGGGTCGGATTCCCGGTCTATGACCGGGCGGGTATGTATCGCTATCCGGTTTTAGGTTATGCCGGAGCCATGTGGCTGGCCGAAACCATTGCCAACACCTGGTTTGTGGATATGGAATACAAGAAAAACCGCGAAACCATCCTAAATGTCTGGTAG